A genomic stretch from Mus pahari chromosome 6, PAHARI_EIJ_v1.1, whole genome shotgun sequence includes:
- the Ncdn gene encoding neurochondrin isoform X1, with amino-acid sequence MASDCEPALNQAESRNPTLERYLGALREAKNDSEQFAALLLVTKAVKAGDIDAKTRRRIFDAVGFTFPNRLLTTKEAPDGCPDHVLRALGVALLACFCSDPELASHPQVLNKIPILSTFLTARGDPDDAARRSMIDDTYQCLTAVAGTPRGPRHLIAGGTVSALCQAYLGHGYGFDQALALLVGLLAAAETQCWKEAEPDLLAVLRGLSEDFQRAEDASKFELCQLLPLFLPPTTVPPECHRDLQAGLARILGSKLSSWQRNPALKLAARLAHACGSDWIPVGSSGGKFLALLVNLACVEVRLALEETGTEVKEDVVTACYALMELGIQECTRCEQSLLKEPQKVQLVSIMKEAIGAVIHYLLQVGPEKQKEPFVFASVRILGAWLAEETSSLRKEVCQLLPFLVRYAKTLYEEAEEASDISQQVANLAISPTTPGPSWPGDALRLLLPGWCHLTVEDGPREILIKEGAPSLLCKYFLQQWELTSPGHDTSVLPDSVEIGLQTCCHIFLNLVVTAPGLIKRDACFTSLMNTLMTSLPSLVQQQGRLLLAANVATLGLLMARLLSTSPALQGTPASRGFFAAAILFLSQSHVARATPGSDQAVLALSPDYEGIWADLQELWFLGMQAFTGCVPLLPWLAPAALRSRWPQELLQLLGSVSPNSVKPEMVAAYQGVLVELARANRLCREAMRLQAGEETASHYRMAALEQCLSEP; translated from the exons ATGGCCTCGGATTGTGAGCCAGCTCTGAACCAGGCAGAGAGCCGAAACCCCACCCTGGAACGCTACCTGGGAGCCCTCCGTGAGGCCAAGAATGACAGCGAGCAGTTTGCAGCCCTGCTGCTA gtAACCAAGGCAGTCAAAGCAGGTGACATTGACGCCAAAACCCGACGTAGGATCTTTGATGCTGTTGGGTTCACCTTTCCCAACCGACTCCTGACCACTAAGGAGGCACCTGATGGCTGCCCCGACCACGTTCTCCGGGCCCTGGGCGTGGCCCTGCTGGCCTGTTTCTGCAGCGACCCTGAACTAGCCAGCCATCCCCAGGTCCTGAACAAGATCCCCATCCTTAGCACATTCCTTACAGCCCGGGGGGACCCTGATGATGCTGCCCGCCGCTCCATGATCGATGACACCTACCAGTGCCTGACAGCTGTTGCAGGCACACCCCGAGGGCCCCGGCACCTCATTGCTGGTGGCACCGTGTCTGCCCTGTGCCAGGCATACCTGGGGCATGGCTATGGCTTTGACCAGGCCCTGGCACTCCTGGTGGGGCTGCTGGCTGCTGCAGAGACACAGTGCTGGAAGGAGGCGGAGCCCGACCTGCTGGCTGTGTTGCGAGGCCTCAGTGAGGATTTCCAAAGAGCCGAAGATGCCAGCAAGTTTGAGCTCTGCCAGCTGCTGCCCCTTTTTCTGCCCCCAACAACTGTGCCCCCTGAATGCCACCGGGATCTGCAGGCTGGGCTGGCACGAATCCTGGGAAGCAAGTTGAGCTCCTGGCAGCGCAACCCTGCACTGAAGCTGGCAGCCCGCCTGGCTCATGCCTGCGGCTCCGACTGGATCCCAGTGGGCAGCTCCGGGGGCAAGTTTCTGGCCCTACTGGTGAATCTGGCATGCGTGGAGGTGCGGCTGGCTCTCGAGGAGACAGGCACAGAGGTGAAAGAAGACGTGGTAACAGCCTGCTATGCCCTTATGGAGTTGGGGATCCAGGAGTGCACCCGCTGTGAGCAGTCCCTGCTTAAGGAACCACAGAAGGTTCAGCTCGTGAGCATTATGAAAGAGGCCATTGGAGCTGTTATCCACTACCTGCTGCAG GTGGggccagagaagcagaaagagcccTTTGTGTTTGCCTCGGTGCGGATCCTGGGTGCCTGGCTGGCGGAGGAGACCTCATCCCTGCGTAAGGAGGTGTGCCAACTGCTGCCCTTCCTTGTCCGATATGCCAAGACACTCtatgaggaggctgaggaggccaGTGACATTTCACAGCAGGTGGCCAACTTGGCCATCTCTCCTACTACACCAGGGCCTTCTTGGCCAGGGGATGCTCTCCG GCTCCTCCTTCCCGGCTGGTGCCACCTGACTGTTGAAGATGGTCCCCGGGAGATTCTGATCAAGGAAGGAGCACCCTCACTTCTGTGCAAGTACTTCCTGCAGCAGTGGGAACTCACATCCCCGGGCCATGATACCTCAGTGCTGCCAGACAGTGTGGAGATCGGCCTTCAGACCTGTTGCCACATCTTCCTCAACCTGGTGGTCACCGCTCCAGGACTGATcaa gcgCGATGCCTGCTTCACATCTCTTATGAACACCCTGATGACGTCACTGCCCTCACTAGTGCAGCAACAAGGGAGACTGCTTCTAGCTGCCAACGTGGCCACCTTGGGGCTCCTAATGGCCCGGCTCCTTAGCACCTCTCCAG CTCTCCAAGGAACCCCAGCCTCCCGAGGTTTCTTCGCAGCTGCCATCCTCTTTCTGTCACAATCCCATGTGGCACGAGCCACCCCTGGCTCTGACCAGGCGGTGTTGGCCCTGTCCCCTGACTATGAAGGCATCTGGGCTGACTTGCAAGAGCTCTGGTTCCTGGGCATGCAGGCCTTCACAGGTTGCGTGCCGCTGCTGCCCTGGCTGGCCCCTGCCGCCCTGCGCTCCCGCTGGCCACAGGAGCTGCTACAGCTGCTAGGCAGTGTAAGCCCCAACTCCGTCAAGCCTGAGATGGTGGCTGCCTACCAGGGCGTGCTGGTGGAATTGGCGCGGGCTAACCGGCTATGCCGGGAGGCCATGAGGCTGCAGGCGGGTGAAGAAACGGCCAGCCATTACCGCATGGCTGCCTTGGAGCAGTGCCTGTCAGAGCCCTGA
- the Ncdn gene encoding neurochondrin isoform X2, protein MSCCDLAAAGQLGKAGIMASDCEPALNQAESRNPTLERYLGALREAKNDSEQFAALLLVTKAVKAGDIDAKTRRRIFDAVGFTFPNRLLTTKEAPDGCPDHVLRALGVALLACFCSDPELASHPQVLNKIPILSTFLTARGDPDDAARRSMIDDTYQCLTAVAGTPRGPRHLIAGGTVSALCQAYLGHGYGFDQALALLVGLLAAAETQCWKEAEPDLLAVLRGLSEDFQRAEDASKFELCQLLPLFLPPTTVPPECHRDLQAGLARILGSKLSSWQRNPALKLAARLAHACGSDWIPVGSSGGKFLALLVNLACVEVRLALEETGTEVKEDVVTACYALMELGIQECTRCEQSLLKEPQKVQLVSIMKEAIGAVIHYLLQVGPEKQKEPFVFASVRILGAWLAEETSSLRKEVCQLLPFLVRYAKTLYEEAEEASDISQQVANLAISPTTPGPSWPGDALRLLLPGWCHLTVEDGPREILIKEGAPSLLCKYFLQQWELTSPGHDTSVLPDSVEIGLQTCCHIFLNLVVTAPGLIKRDACFTSLMNTLMTSLPSLVQQQGRLLLAANVATLGLLMARLLSTSPALQGTPASRGFFAAAILFLSQSHVARATPGSDQAVLALSPDYEGIWADLQELWFLGMQAFTGCVPLLPWLAPAALRSRWPQELLQLLGSVSPNSVKPEMVAAYQGVLVELARANRLCREAMRLQAGEETASHYRMAALEQCLSEP, encoded by the exons ATGTCGTGTTGTGACCTGGCTGCGGCGGGACAG TTGGGCAAGGCGGGCATCATGGCCTCGGATTGTGAGCCAGCTCTGAACCAGGCAGAGAGCCGAAACCCCACCCTGGAACGCTACCTGGGAGCCCTCCGTGAGGCCAAGAATGACAGCGAGCAGTTTGCAGCCCTGCTGCTA gtAACCAAGGCAGTCAAAGCAGGTGACATTGACGCCAAAACCCGACGTAGGATCTTTGATGCTGTTGGGTTCACCTTTCCCAACCGACTCCTGACCACTAAGGAGGCACCTGATGGCTGCCCCGACCACGTTCTCCGGGCCCTGGGCGTGGCCCTGCTGGCCTGTTTCTGCAGCGACCCTGAACTAGCCAGCCATCCCCAGGTCCTGAACAAGATCCCCATCCTTAGCACATTCCTTACAGCCCGGGGGGACCCTGATGATGCTGCCCGCCGCTCCATGATCGATGACACCTACCAGTGCCTGACAGCTGTTGCAGGCACACCCCGAGGGCCCCGGCACCTCATTGCTGGTGGCACCGTGTCTGCCCTGTGCCAGGCATACCTGGGGCATGGCTATGGCTTTGACCAGGCCCTGGCACTCCTGGTGGGGCTGCTGGCTGCTGCAGAGACACAGTGCTGGAAGGAGGCGGAGCCCGACCTGCTGGCTGTGTTGCGAGGCCTCAGTGAGGATTTCCAAAGAGCCGAAGATGCCAGCAAGTTTGAGCTCTGCCAGCTGCTGCCCCTTTTTCTGCCCCCAACAACTGTGCCCCCTGAATGCCACCGGGATCTGCAGGCTGGGCTGGCACGAATCCTGGGAAGCAAGTTGAGCTCCTGGCAGCGCAACCCTGCACTGAAGCTGGCAGCCCGCCTGGCTCATGCCTGCGGCTCCGACTGGATCCCAGTGGGCAGCTCCGGGGGCAAGTTTCTGGCCCTACTGGTGAATCTGGCATGCGTGGAGGTGCGGCTGGCTCTCGAGGAGACAGGCACAGAGGTGAAAGAAGACGTGGTAACAGCCTGCTATGCCCTTATGGAGTTGGGGATCCAGGAGTGCACCCGCTGTGAGCAGTCCCTGCTTAAGGAACCACAGAAGGTTCAGCTCGTGAGCATTATGAAAGAGGCCATTGGAGCTGTTATCCACTACCTGCTGCAG GTGGggccagagaagcagaaagagcccTTTGTGTTTGCCTCGGTGCGGATCCTGGGTGCCTGGCTGGCGGAGGAGACCTCATCCCTGCGTAAGGAGGTGTGCCAACTGCTGCCCTTCCTTGTCCGATATGCCAAGACACTCtatgaggaggctgaggaggccaGTGACATTTCACAGCAGGTGGCCAACTTGGCCATCTCTCCTACTACACCAGGGCCTTCTTGGCCAGGGGATGCTCTCCG GCTCCTCCTTCCCGGCTGGTGCCACCTGACTGTTGAAGATGGTCCCCGGGAGATTCTGATCAAGGAAGGAGCACCCTCACTTCTGTGCAAGTACTTCCTGCAGCAGTGGGAACTCACATCCCCGGGCCATGATACCTCAGTGCTGCCAGACAGTGTGGAGATCGGCCTTCAGACCTGTTGCCACATCTTCCTCAACCTGGTGGTCACCGCTCCAGGACTGATcaa gcgCGATGCCTGCTTCACATCTCTTATGAACACCCTGATGACGTCACTGCCCTCACTAGTGCAGCAACAAGGGAGACTGCTTCTAGCTGCCAACGTGGCCACCTTGGGGCTCCTAATGGCCCGGCTCCTTAGCACCTCTCCAG CTCTCCAAGGAACCCCAGCCTCCCGAGGTTTCTTCGCAGCTGCCATCCTCTTTCTGTCACAATCCCATGTGGCACGAGCCACCCCTGGCTCTGACCAGGCGGTGTTGGCCCTGTCCCCTGACTATGAAGGCATCTGGGCTGACTTGCAAGAGCTCTGGTTCCTGGGCATGCAGGCCTTCACAGGTTGCGTGCCGCTGCTGCCCTGGCTGGCCCCTGCCGCCCTGCGCTCCCGCTGGCCACAGGAGCTGCTACAGCTGCTAGGCAGTGTAAGCCCCAACTCCGTCAAGCCTGAGATGGTGGCTGCCTACCAGGGCGTGCTGGTGGAATTGGCGCGGGCTAACCGGCTATGCCGGGAGGCCATGAGGCTGCAGGCGGGTGAAGAAACGGCCAGCCATTACCGCATGGCTGCCTTGGAGCAGTGCCTGTCAGAGCCCTGA
- the LOC115064257 gene encoding uncharacterized protein LOC115064257 — MGRSSNTRASNSGRGCRGRGYQKDRSAWSQARSSRFVLSQRRTGVPRGIARPASAPPLSSWSSARQPAAPATYRGSGPHRGVPALGGLRLLPIHGLGDPQPSLPSRRGGGRERRKCWLPTRTAPSCLSLPGQRPRPETPPPPTSRGSTRKHTLHAEPVLLPPPSGSAIPAASPKVGGGAALRGELRTSEDVRALSLWPRALAGRPAPLLLSTSTQAPDSGNAHKQDGRAGGTPLLLSALLCHWSECGVRPAPIGRERCGGGGGAGAAWSQEWATRREQQPQAPGASRPEKDFAARGRSLVSSAPFKPSPASQPEPLRTGAGRCRDSPGTLSRLHRAISRHHRTLSRLHFVTTPSSIYLSTYIFF, encoded by the exons ATGGGAAGATCATCAAACACCAGAGCCAGCAACTCGGGACGAGGCTGCAGAGGTCGAGGGTATCAGAAGGACCGCAGTGCCTGGAGCCAG GCTAGAAGTAGCAGATTTGTCCTGTCCCAACGCCGGACCGGCGTACCCCGAGGCATCGCCCGTCccgcctctgcccctcccctgagCTCCTGGTCCTCGGCCCGGCAGCCAGCCGCCCCGGCCACCTACCGGGGCTCAGGGCCACATAGAGGGGTGCCGGCTCTCGGCGGCCTCCGCCTCCTCCCGATCCATGGGCTCGGGGACCCCCAACCTTCTCTCCCCTcacgcagaggaggaggaagagaaagaaggaagtgcTGGCTCCCCACCCGGACAGctccctcttgcctcagcctccctggacAGCGACCGCGGCCGGAAACGCCGCCTCCTCCCACCTCCCGGGGCTCAACCCGGAAACACACTCTTCACGCCGAGCCagtcctcctgcccccaccctccGGAAGCGCAATTCCAGCCGCGAGCCcgaaggtgggaggaggggcgGCGCTGAGGGGAGAGCTACGCACAAGCGAGGACGTCCGGGCCCTCAGCCTTTGGCCGCGAGCCCTCGCGGGGCGGCCCGCACCTCTCCTCCTCAGCACGAGCACTCAGGCCCCAGACTCGGGCAATGCCCACAAGCAAGATGGCCGCGCCGGAGGCACCCCCCTACTGCTTAGCGCCCTGCTGTGCCATTGGTCAGAGTGCGGAGTGAGGCCAGCGCCGATTGGTCGAGAGcgatgcgggggtgggggtggagctggaGCAGCCTGGAGCCAAGAGTGGGCAACGCGGCGTGAGCAGCAGCCCCAGGCTCCCGGAGCATCGCGCCCGGAGAAAGACTTCGCCGCTCGGGGCCGCAGCCTGGTGAGCTCAGCCCCCTTCAAGCCCTCCCCTGCATCTCAGCCGGAGCCTCTCCGAACCGGCGCTGGTCGATGCCGAGACTCCCCAGGGACCCTATCGCGACTCCATCGTGCCATATCTCGACATCACCGTACCCTGTCGAGACTCCATTTTGTCACAACCCCTTCcagtatttatctatctacctatatatttttttaa